The Oxyura jamaicensis isolate SHBP4307 breed ruddy duck chromosome 5, BPBGC_Ojam_1.0, whole genome shotgun sequence region GTAAACTCCATCCCTGTTCACAGACACAACTATTCTGGAGATTACAGGGATGTCAAAGTAACAAATGCACCTTCCTGGGTGCATGCAGAAATCATGCATTTTAATCCCACAACTATATTACCACACGCTCATTACAGATTCCACAGACTTCCCATCCAGGGAGGTTTGGTTAAGGCTAAACGGTATTATCAACATTGTTAAAGACACCTAGTACTTCAGTCCATTCAGTTGACAACTCCAATTAAccagggaaaggcagaaaataagaCATTCTGCTACAGCTCAAGTTGacctctgtgctgtggggttTTGTATCATACAGGAAAGGCccatccagctgctgctgtttggcagctgctcacaggcagctgctggcataGCTTGGACAAACACATACCAAGTATCAGTTTCTGAATTTAGTAACAGGTTTACTACCTCAATCTGTGCCAGCAACGGCTCTGGAGACTCCAGGAGCATCTGGACAGATGGCTTCCATTGTTCAAAATCTTGCAGGGGATTTTGGAAAAGTTTCCTCAGTTGAGTTTCTGTGTCGGTACTCATTTTAGATGTCTTCCCTCTAACACTGCAAGGATAAAGtgacagctgagagaaaaattacaaagaaatcCTAGTCCAAATATCCCATTCATCAAGGCAGGCATGAATTAACACAATCTTTGGGTGTAAACCATATCCAACACAAAAGCCTCAGTCTTTTTTACTGTCAGAACCTGGCGTTACATACTGACAGCTGTTCTGTCAGTCAGAAAGGTTTGACAAAACTTCATTTAGATGCTCcaagacacatttttcttttgtacaaCTGTGTATCAGGAACTACTTTGCATTTTTAGCAGTCAGTCATTTCCCCTTGTACGTCGTCTTTCTTGGCTGATATCAGCAGCATGGTTTACCAAATTATATTATCAGAGCAGACTCATTGACTTGTAGGTTGAACAAGCCAAGAGTATCTAGAATTGAACTGCAGTTGTCTGTagttttacatataaaaattgtattaaGAAAACTATGATCACCCTAACCTAcctgtagaaaaggaaaatatagaatcattttttgtcttcagatctagatttttaaaattttgcagaaCCACATTTGCAGAAGCTCTTGTATTtatatcatttatatatatgattctggaaaaatataaatatatatatgtatacacataccTACCTACCTCTCTGTGCGTGTATgcgcatatatatataaaactaaatCAGCACACATTTATTTAGTATCCAGGCTTCTCTTACAAAGGCTTATCCAAGATACAGCTGAGTAACAAGGCCTAGCAGAGACACACCCCATGCAGCTGCCTCCTGTTTTTCTAAGCTTTCCTGACTTCCCAGTTTTCTGAGTCCTATTTGGCATGGCAGAATGCAGCCCAAACTGCGTGTGCATATGGGAACCGTATCCCGAGAATTCACGGGATAAGTAGTCGAGAATAATGCCACAGGCTTCCAAGGTAATCATGATTAATTCTGCCTGtctataaaaacagaaagaataatcTTACTTGTGTCACCAGGACGTTACAAAGCTAAACAAAGACAAGTTTGCAGAGGCTGAAAGCTTCGCAAAAGGAAAGCACTGACATTACATGTCCCTTGCCACTTGCTCTGCTGCCCCTGCCAGGCTCAGCGTGAAGCTGCCAGACTTTGCGAAGAAGCTTTGGAAAGAAGCTGGAGAAAGTGCAGCTGCCATTTTCTACTCAGACGCAagttctgctttctctgcttcttttttgaCATCATCTACTTGCTAGTTTGTAAACTGAAATCCTTTTCCATAACCCTCCCAGCTACGCAGCATACTCTGCACTGGACAGAGGAAAATAAGCTTGTAtacaataaaaaacatgaaaCCACAAAAACtgacctttctttttccttaaaaaaaatgatcctCTCTTCTAGTTTGCAAAATTTGCTGCAGCTTCTTTACTTCCTGATTCCAGGCAGCCTGGAAACGGAAACACTGAAGTCTAGGGAGAGGCTAAACTTTCAGAGTTTCCAACCCAAGGCAAGTTGAAAAAGGAATCATGCATGCATGCAGTCAGGAGAAGGGAATAAACTCTGCCAAGTAATTGCTAAGGCCGATGAGTCATCACAGCAGACTCAAAAAGGAAGGGCCATAATTCTTCTGAACCGTTTACTACTACAGCTCCTGTCCTGATTTTCTAGTTGCTGTCACGAAAGGCAAGCAAAGTACGTGAATTATTATTACACAAGACTAAGAAGATCAAATTAGCTGCCAACAATCTAATTTTCTTCGAACCATACACAACATCAGTGACACAATATCACTGCCTGAAAACTGCCAGAAACCTACAACTCCTAGCAAATGGCTAAAATTACAGGCTTATTGAAATGTGGAGGCAGATgtaattagggaaaaaaaaaaggaaaaaaagaaaataaaagaaaaaaaaaacttcttttccACCTGTCACCTACAATTGTAtggcttctctcttttttacaAGGCCCCTCTCAATCCCTTCAATGCCTGAGAGATTGCTCCCCCCACCACAGTCAGACTTCTCTCTACCTTTGATAGTCCCGTATGGCAGAGACAACACTCTCAGCGTGTGGCTGCACATCTTGGGAAAACTGTAGCAGATCCTTAAGCTGAGCCTTTAGCCTCTCAATCGTCGACTCTTCTGCAGCCAGAACGGCTCTTGTTGCCTTaatcacaaaaataacaaacaggTCACACCATAAGTACTGTCTGGAACATGAAAGGAAGTGCTAAGGCTGTCTCTCAAGGTATTAATATTGCTAACCAAAACTCCCCTTTCTGATGCCTTTTTTCATGGCTGTAATTAATATGAAATTTGATAAAGTAGAAAATATTCTCAGGAACTCTTTTGTTCCTGCAGGTGCTTTCCACTCACCTCACTCTCTGCCTCACTGCCTACCCTCTGGCATCTGATCTGCTGGGCTTACTGTTTGAACAGAGTGAATCACAGCTAGACCCAGTTTCAGTTCACTGATTGCACTATATAACAAGATGCATGCCTGGGATAATCTTAACCACCTCTGTTTGCAGGAACAGATCTTTCTGAAACATCCATAAATACAGAGGTTAATTCTATGCTGATGTAAGAAAactaaaccaacaaaaaatgtaGCCATAATTGGATTGAACTGATCTGTATTTAGTggattgttattattattttttttttacatataattATCCCCATCTAGTTCTGCTGAGTTCTAGACATATGAATAGCTATGAAAGGTATTTTCGAAAGAGATTATAAATGCAAAACCaaccttttaaaaggaaatgactGGTAAAGATTCTTATGTACTTTATGTGCAAACAACTTTTTGCACTCCTTTTTCCAACAGATTGATTTTGCTGTAAATACTGGATTATTACAAATGTGggacttcttttaaaaaatagatgtgTTTGATGGCAGGGGAATACACGTACTCACCTTACACAGATGAAGGATATAATGTAAAAATGGCCTTCCAAAAACCCCCAAAGTGAGGGGGGGCAGTGAGgcattatttttcctacttctttATAAGTAGAGCAAATTATGTTGTTTGTTCTGTATTGCtctatttttgcatattttcccTATAAACTCAAGACACAAAACTCCAAGTCATCCTCCAGTCCTCCTCCCCACTGTGCAGAGTGAGATAAAGGTTAGAGTAGTTGATTCCATGGTTGGTATTCACACTTTCCTCAGTCTGTTTCATATACACTACTACTCTTTCCCTATCATCTGTAAACAATGGGGCAGGCAGCTGGATGTATGTTCAATCTATGACTACATTTGATACCTGCTATTGTTAAGCATTAGAAGGACAGCAACTTACATTGCATTTTCTCCACTGAGCTACAAACTCATCTTCagtcttttccctttctccagaGTTCAGGTCATTTTCTAGTTTCTGTAGGTCTTTTTTGAATTCCTGGATATCTGCTTCTAATTGTCTGGCTTGGGACTTGTAGGCATTTTCTGACTGTTGGATCTTGAGCaatctttcctcctcctcactgctCAGCAGTTTCAACTTCTCCAAGGCTTTTTTCAGCTCTTCGAGTTCATCCTTCATTCTCTCAGCTCCCAATGGGGAGGTATTCTGAATCACCTCTGCACATTGATTTTCAAGGTGCTTCCATTTCTTCCCACCACTCCTGATGGCTTTGGTAATTTCCTGCAGAAAGAAGTTACATAAACATTAGCTGTAGGAATTGGAAACTAGGGAAAAGGTAAAAGCAGTAGGAAAACAAGACCACCTCTCCTAGTtgtacatattttcttcttcacttcttATTCCAAGTTTGGTATGCTTTTTTTCAAGTGACCAGAAGCCAGGGTTGGTCATCTGACTGCCTTTGGAGTAACACTACCTGccataattctgaaaatattgcttgattttcagaaatgcttgtCATCTGAGGTCCCTGATGGAGAaaacaggagctgcaggcaAACAAATCTATGAGATTTAAACCTGAACAGTTTAAGCCACAgcactaaaatattaaaaactgttctcaaaactgttatttttatcaCCAGCTCTAAACGCTCAAGACCTGTGTGCCTTTGGAACATATTTACCAAATataatttcactttgaaagTTTAAAAGGGCAAGATGCTCAAAGAGTCACGTAACTGTGGAAGGGCTggctttaatgaaaacaaaacaaaacaaacaccaccacaaaacaaaacaaacaaacaaacaaaaaaaaaacacaaaataaaccaGCCTGCAACTCCTGATACCATCAGGAGAACCATATGTACTAATGATTTTCAGACCTGCAATAACTCTTCACGGATGTTACAACAACTACCACCTTATTTTGTTTGTGCAATTCTTTACTTAAGTACATCCTTGTGTGGTCTGAGAAACACATAAAGGTATGGAGAACACACAGTCCTGCTTCATTGTCAGAATTATGTCATTTAAGGACCTTCAGTGCCTTTAGCTTGTCCTCTGCTGAAGACTTGGTTGCTTCCCCAATGCAGCAGTTTAATCTTTCTGTCACACCATTCAGCCACGATTGAAACTGGTTGACGTTAGCGCTGTACCGCTCATGCTCGTTGGTTATCTTTTCAAGCAGTTTCACTCTGTTCTGTAACAAGAGACATCAGAAGCAGTGAGGACGGTGCTTATCTggctctttttcctttaaactgtAACCCACAACTTATAAACAAGAGCCCCTTTCCATGAGCCCCAGTAGCACTTGGCCTGCAGAGGAATTCATGGTTCATCTCAAAAAGCAGGACACGAGGGTGCATAAAGGCTTGTCCCTGCTGTCCGGCAGGGTCTCTCAGCCCTGCAGGCTTGTCCCCAAGGACACAAACTACAGGTTTCTCTCTGGTAGGAAAACAATAATCCCTGAACTTACAGGGGCCTGCACTTCATGAATTGCTCCCCACTGATCCAGCCTACCACCACTCACAGGGCAGAATCACATTTGCTCAGTCTATCCTTCTTTGTCAGCTGAAGGATATTTTACATGAATCATTAAGAAAACTTGTTCTGTTGTTCCAGTAATTTAATATTCAACCAAGTACTGTTTCCTACAAATCAGATTGATGTTTTCTTGCCCTTTACCAGGTGGCATGAAGTGCAATTGTGTTACactatggggggaaaaaaggaaaagtcctCTGGGGAATACACGCGGTGCTTGTAGCAGCACCCTTGAAAGGCTGTGCTGTCATTGACAGTAGGCTGAGTTTCATTTGGAATTCAGAGTGGTGTTCCCACTGGGCCTATACCTTTACCCTTGGGACATGTTATGCCCACggcacagcacaaagctgccaCTCTGCAGGTGGCAGCACAGCTCTCTCTTTTCCACGCCGACTTCTCATCTCTGCTGACTTATGCAAGCACAGGTGTGGGTGACAGACCAAAATTATGACTACAGACTTCAGTGGCCAAGCTGTATCCAGCAAAACACTGCACCTGTTTGCTGTGTCCCCTTGCCTTGATTCTCAAGTCTGCAGAGGTGCATGGAGGTTAAACTTGGACCTGAGTTAGGGACCTGAGGAGTGCAATCGTTACAGTGGTATGTTGGTTCCAAACATCAAACTGAAACATGTGAACCTGAGTTTATTGTTTCCAGGGAATTAGGCTAATTTAGATAGAAGCCCCAAAGGGAATGAACCAGAATATCAAAGCAGAGCTATTATTGAACTCCAAGGCCTGGTGATAACATATAGAGGGTTAAAAGGGAAGTAGAAATGACCCACCCTGGCATAGGCTATTCAGTCAAAACAAAGGAGTGCACGGTCTGAATACAGCTCGCCCATAAGGAAGAGGTGACACATACGTGGACAGACTGTGCTAGCTGTCAAGCAAAAGGCTAACAAAAACTGGCTGAAGTCCCCCCACCAAGATGTAGGCAGGGAAATAATGGGGAAAATGATAGGAAAAGTAACATCACTTCTGTTACATTAGCTGTTTGGGGAGTAGGGCAGTGTTAAACTCCATCTCCATGTGCACGTGGTTAACGTGAGGAGGTATATTCAGCAAGGACTTAGTCCTGGAAAGAATGAGAGCCTGGCAGGAAAAGAATGGGTCCACCATGGGctgcaagaggaagaaaagtgtCTGGGCAGGATCCGCTCAGCCCTGGGTACTCACAGAGGGTGGACGGAGGCATAGGAAACACTCTCCCCTAAGGTCCCCTTACAGTCAGCAAAGGCAAACAAGCCTCCTCTGGAAGGCAATTTACAGCATATAAAGGAAGTTCCTGCTCTAAATCCCTCTCCCAGACCGAGTACAGAAAGCTCCTGaagcctctcctgctgctttcagtcTCAGTAGCTCTGAGGTAGAAGAGAGCTGGCATTATAAATATCCAGGCTTGAGTTAACAGAGACAACATGGATAAAAATCAGTATGCTCAGACATATTTGATATATTTGACTAACTACCTTTTCTTACCATCTTCAGTCATAATTTATGCTAAATCCACAATCACCTACATCTGCATATTGATATTTTATCAGGCAGGGAAAGCACTTCGGGAATGGCTGCCACATCTAAAAATATCCTTGTTGAtgtaagtaaaagaaaatgatgatgTTGTAAAATTTGGAAATGATAAGGGCACAGGTTAGCActacaaggaggaaaaaaaaatatgtttactcATGCCAGAGAAGCAAAGCAATGTCACAAGAAAACCATTAAACTGTTTAATAATCTCTGTCCAAGAGCTTATATTCAATAGGGCTGGACAACTGCATGGGATCTAAAAATGCTCTTCAACACAAATGTAATCTACAGAAATCAGGATTCCTCCtgtggcaggcagctcaggcaTTCAGCTGGCATCTGCAATTCACATTTAGCCTGGCCTCTCATCATGTGAGGGGCTGGAGCAATCCCCTTACAACTCCTGCATCTCTTTCATTCATTCCTCTCTCCTGGTGGAAGATGTGGCAGGGCTTCCTTAACTATTGTTCTGCTTTCCAACGTGCCTGTAATCTTGGCATTACCTAATGAACTCCACATTTACTTCAACTGCAAAATCCGAGTCTTCCACCCCCCCCTTCTTTATTTCATACCTCCTGAAAGAGGGATTTTTAGCTGGATTTTCTCACCTCatctttctgtgaaatatggTATTTGTAACCAATgccaaagaaaagctttttctggcTGGAgacataaaaacatattttatctaCTGTGAGACACTTCCTGATCTCATTTACACCAGCATTTTTCCAAGTCAGTCAGAGAAATTACACTATGTAAAACCAGCCTAGAGAGGTCATGTTCAGGCTCTGAGTACTCAAATCACTTGTTTGAAAGAACAGCCTTATTAAAATGTCTAATGACTGTCTCCTGCTTCCAAACCAAACACAAATATCGGTTAGAAGGAACTGAATGAGAACTTTAAATGGCAGTCTAGATGGAGAACACCTGAATTCCAAGAAACCGTATTCATATAACTGGTTGCCTCATAATGAAGAGGCAGacctttaaatataaataataaacattgaGTTGCAAGTCTGTTGGTGGTTTTAcagcctctctgcagcagctgcagataCAAAATTTCTTAATACTCTCTGTTTTCTAGACAGACTTgccagctgttttttttgtttgtttgtttttaatttttttaacagaaaaagtatttatagAGCAAGCAGAGTAAATGGTGTGAACGCCCCCCCAATGTTGTTCTTCCAGTGTGATCCGAAATGATCCTTTGTTACAATAGCACCCAGGGAGGGATAGCATACATTGCCCCAGCTCTGGGCTGGGTTGTGATGTGGGAACAAATAGAAGGCAACACTATGTCAGGGCCAGATAGAGAAAACGAGAtggaaattatttgtatttgcatCACTTAAATCCAGCCTGTGGGTTTGTTGGAAGCCACTATGAGGCACAAATTAGATTTTAAGAAGCTCTATATCCTATATGAGttcatatatatttcaaatattattttgagtATTTCTATTGATATGAGTTAGTAAGCAACTGAACTCTTCTGTCCACTTGCAAGTCTCTGCCCCTTAGCCATGCCACATGGTCCAATCCTGTGTTTATCCTGGTTTCTTTACCCAGGAACAGGGTCAAAGGAAATCACTGGCACTGAAAGATGAACTACAGCATCTTATACCAGCCTAATAACTGGTTAAACTGGAAGATTAGCATCAAGCACAAATTAGTATCTGCATTTAGTGGAGCTCAGGTACTGGGACTGGCCAGCTGAGTTCAGTGTcgggctgcagctggctccaTCCCAGTGCTTCCCAGTGCTACAGGTGGAGAATGCAGCTCTGGATCTGAAACCAATTCAACATCCACCAATTAGTGCGCAAGCTTGTGGTATTTCCTGGCCCTGTGAATGCACACTTTGTACCTGGCAAAAAGATCAGTGATGCCCCCAAAATGCCCCAAAAGATGAGGAGCAATTCCAACTTTAAATAAACCTAAGCCAGTGCTGACCAGATCACAGCAAGCAGCTTGCAATCACTTTACAACAACATACTATAAAGTACAGCATGAGAGCATCCCAATTAACAGCTTATCTTGGGACATGTGACTGTTACGGCCAGCccactgaaagaaaagggatcctcagctctgcttctttttgcAGTCCTACCAGGTAAGCCCATCAGTCAAGAAACACAGATAGTAAATGATATTGCATATTGATGAAATCTGAACACCTCCCATTGTTAATCGGTGTACCTGAGCTTCTTCCCTGATTCCTTCATATTCCACCCTCATTTTGTTCTGAACATCCTCATCAACACTGGGGTCTCCTATCCTGTTGAACAAGGAAGCAGCTTCTTCCAGCAGCCTTTCCAGCAAGACTGACTGATTTAAGACATCATTCAGCAGAACCTGAGCGTGGCTCAGCTGCCACTGCTTCTCCTTTAAGCCAAGTTGCAACTCAATGTCAGGCTCCAAGGTCACCCTCATGTTGTGAATCCATGCGTAAAACTCATCCTGGGCTTTCAGGTACTCACTCCAGTGCAGCCAGACCCATTCAATGCGGCTGTTGGGGAGAGCAAGAGAGATAAGTTAAATGAAATCATGGTGGGACCAGTGGAAACTGCCAAGCTCAAAAGgcattcaaagaaaatatgctgaGAGCCTTGTCCTTTAAGATGCTCTGATGCTCAGGTCACAATTTACTTCCCGGGTCCTCCCTATTCTGTGGAGGAGATATGCTGTGCAAGGAAGGTATCTATGCCTGGCAAAAATTCATCATCCAAGTCCATGAGATGGGCTGGCTATGAAGGGAGAGTGAGCTTAGTTTCCACCAACTCTCTTCCTCCTACTGCCCCCCAAACCTCCAAATGCTCGTGGATTAGCAGCAACTGCTACCTGCAATCCAGGCAGAAGATAGGCACAATCACTCTACAAAAGCACTGCATGAAATAACTTACTTCAACCCAAAGAGCAGCCTTGTGCAGAGCACACTCGTCTTACCTGTGACAGTGAGTGATGTATATGGCTGTCTCTTCCCACAAGGCTTTAATGTGTCTCAATTTAGATAATACTTCACGCTTCTTATCCTCACTGATGCTACGAAGAGCAGCATCTGCCTTCACAAGAATCAAGTCCATTTTCAAGCTGCCTTCTGGTTCCAGAGCACatattttctgtgggaaaaacaaatgaaactgaaagtttgaaaagaaagcaagcataATTGATGAAATttaacttttgctttttctagGAATCATATAGTCCCTGCTGCAAAGCTTTTCCTGAGTGAAAAGTAAGAAATTTTCTTcgaatttgttttttcttaaccaTCCTAAGGGACTGAATTGAACCGAAAACCATGTAGAAATTGAAAAACGTTTTGTTAGCTAAAAAGAAGCAATCTCCAAATCTCCATTCTAAGCTGTACTATAAGAAATCATGAAGTGCATTCAAAAGGCCTCCTATTGCAAATAAAGGTTGGCTCAGAAAATAAACCAAGAGAAGCTAACTAATGGAATTTCCTGCCTGTTACCAAATTTTGCTTTGACCCTTAATTGCTGAGTTATGAATTGATGAAAAGTGTATTTTGCACAAATCAGAAAGccaagaactgaaaattaagcCATCTAATCTGAAGCAAACTTTCTTTAccagaacacagaaaattagCACAACTTGTGTACAATATTGCAGAATAACCATGTCCAAACTTGGATGCCAGTTTTTTAGCATTATTTTATCCAATCCTCTGATACCATTGGATTggcttttcctgctgttcttcCACAAACTCCGGGCACACTGCAGGCTCTccagtttgaaagaaaagacttctgttttgaaaacacgGATAGGTTCAAACTTAGCAACTACTTGTGGAAAGATAAGGCTCATGAGGtttgttcaaaggaaaaaaactaaaccAAGTCAGTTATTGCAAAGGTGAGACCAAATTGCAGGCCTTTGGACTTCCAGTCTCACATTCTGGGAAAAGACTGGTCTTCTGGCATGAACACAGCGCATGTTACTTACAAGCAGGTGTTTGGATCAACTATGCGATTAAAATAATCCAAGAAAGCAGGTCAAAGGGTAgggtaggaaaagaaaataaaagccacatcTCTCACCCAACAGGAAAAATTTAGAGGAAAGCTGTGTTCAAAGCCTGACATTTTTCCAGCACttgaagtgaaagcaaacaaCAGCCAGGGAGAAAGCAGTGGCTGTACAGGCATTTTTCAAATCCATTTAAGTGATTGTTATCGTTGGCtgacattttcattaataaattaaCAGAAAGTAAACCACAGGAAGgaagcatgaaaagaaaaaaaaaaaaaaaaagcaagcgAGATGcaaaaaaggaactgaaaaagaTGACAGGATTTAAAAACAGCCAATAGATGAAGCGGTGAGCACATCGTGAGGAGACAGGCAAGCCAAGCCCACCAGGAAGGCAGGATGAGAGAGCAGGAGGTGGATAACGTACACACAAAGAGAGAATAGACACTTGTTTGTCTTTAGAATgatgcatttctgaaatctgaattACTCTTCTAACCTGATTTTATGCATGTTGCAAAACTCCTCCAAATCCCACAGAAGTCAACAGGCTTCAGTTCAGCCATATTAAATCACCACAAACCCCTAAACTTTACATCCCTGCCATGACTGCACCCCTTTGCCAAACTACGACTCTCCTTAATCAAGTTCCTGTGCTTCCCGCATATTTCTAGAGACTGCACATATCAGTTTCccagacaaaaggaaagaatggaAATTATTTAAGGGCAGAAATAAATCCATAACCCATGAGGAAATACTTCAGATTCTCATGACTGACATGTAAATCTAGCCATCATCCAT contains the following coding sequences:
- the SYNE3 gene encoding nesprin-3 isoform X6, with amino-acid sequence MSSLCSPESRYCYMVSSNAMTQQLQDEFDSSVENAEAWMKAIQERLRINDNTKGPRSALEARLRETEKICALEPEGSLKMDLILVKADAALRSISEDKKREVLSKLRHIKALWEETAIYITHCHSRIEWVWLHWSEYLKAQDEFYAWIHNMRVTLEPDIELQLGLKEKQWQLSHAQVLLNDVLNQSVLLERLLEEAASLFNRIGDPSVDEDVQNKMRVEYEGIREEAQNRVKLLEKITNEHERYSANVNQFQSWLNGVTERLNCCIGEATKSSAEDKLKALKEITKAIRSGGKKWKHLENQCAEVIQNTSPLGAERMKDELEELKKALEKLKLLSSEEEERLLKIQQSENAYKSQARQLEADIQEFKKDLQKLENDLNSGEREKTEDEFVAQWRKCNATRAVLAAEESTIERLKAQLKDLLQFSQDVQPHAESVVSAIRDYQSVRGKTSKMSTDTETQLRKLFQNPLQDFEQWKPSVQMLLESPEPLLAQIEVALAESSQFKEKLMTLQLKKDLLNNILGEEKAKAFLAEVAEASKEREILHKSLLQTKSKLQNLISQHKDFDAGFAPLQKKLSAIKAKLDLENEPQPNLLGKKTQLQRLQMIQDDLAELAIQMEEVEKLVQSNTTHRHEMNQLSSDAQAVKRSLEIMIQQTEEHVQKHWAFNDKLSDLQQWITATTEKISSYQGADGEQSTESRMADLEVCSS